A stretch of Fusarium fujikuroi IMI 58289 draft genome, chromosome FFUJ_chr10 DNA encodes these proteins:
- a CDS encoding related to ADP-ribosyl-glycohydrolase, whose amino-acid sequence MPSPQHESELSPRESRIIGALLGVHAGDSLGATLEFKTHTDIAREYPLGLRDIVGGGPFRWSQGHATDDTDMTRGVLLAYHDYKAGDDIAQLAGDYFISWLHGDWPGRRPGSRPEDIGGATATGLRRYKQTQDPDRAGAGQGSAGNGSLMRCIPTGLFQRDPQKLVDESIRISKITHDDKRCTVACAAYNTIVSKLINQVDPQDAVKAGLNVAETLEGGSGPVYKAIELGKSLSIATMAKKGPVPELGGRCSGYVLESLSLAIAAVLDTRSLEDVVVDVVRIGWDTDTNGAIAGGILGARDGAAAIPPHWKSVLQFGREFENTALSIFEKNAA is encoded by the coding sequence ATGCCTTCACCTCAACACGAGTCGGAACTTTCGCCCCGCGAGTCCCGCATCATCGGCGCACTGCTAGGTGTCCATGCCGGCGACTCGCTGGGCGCAACGCTTGAGTTCAAAACCCATACGGATATCGCCCGTGAATACCCTCTGGGTCTCCGCGACATCGTGGGCGGGGGCCCATTTCGTTGGTCGCAGGGCCATGCGACAGACGATACGGATATGACTCGTGGAGTACTCCTTGCATACCATGACTACAAGGCCGGCGACGACATCGCGCAACTCGCTGGCGACTATTTCATTAGTTGGCTTCACGGCGACTGGCCAGGCAGGCGTCCGGGAAGTCGGCCTGAGGACATTGGAGGGGCGACCGCTACTGGGCTCAGGCGCTACAAGCAGACTCAAGACCCTGACCGCGCCGGAGCTGGGCAAGGTAGTGCTGGGAATGGAAGCTTGATGCGCTGCATCCCGACCGGATTGTTCCAACGCGATCCCCAGAAGTTGGTCGATGAAAGCATTCGTATCAGCAAGATCACCCACGATGACAAAAGATGCACGGTCGCATGTGCAGCCTACAACACGATTGTTTCGAAACTCATTAACCAGGTCGACCCTCAGGATGCGGTCAAGGCAGGTCTCAATGTCGCAGAAACTCTTGAAGGAGGCTCTGGTCCAGTATACAAAGCGATTGAACTCGGCAAATCCCTCAGCATAGCAACAATGGCTAAGAAAGGACCTGTGCCGGAACTTGGAGGCAGATGCAGCGGATACGTCCTCGAGTCACTGAGTCTCGCGATTGCGGCGGTCCTTGATACTCGCAGCCTCGAGGATGTTGTCGTGGACGTTGTTCGCATTGGCTGGGATACAGATACAAACGGAGCGATCGCGGGAGGAATTTTGGGAGCTCGAGACGGAGCAGCGGCTATCCCTCCTCATTGGAAATCGGTATTGCAGTTTGGTCGTGAATTCGAGAATACGGCTTTGAGTATCTTCGAGAAGAATGCAGCATAA
- a CDS encoding related to dihydroflavonol-4-reductases yields the protein MSPTKGLVLVTGANGFIGARTVEAFLAANYSVRAAVRSQSSASSLLSALPSYASSGQLTRILVPDLMARGAFDEAVKDTTAIAHVAAPVDFSNTNIDYVIGSSLQGTLGILESAAKEPAVKSFVYVSSIVAVRGCKPKYPEKGYTEEDWNDQIEDAIAKAGSEVTGHQIYVASKVKAERAFWEFRQKNQNRINFTMTAVNPVWVAGPPLILPDDPEKLSETAIVPYRIMNGENMSSAGPGNGTHVDVRDVARLMVFAVDKKEVADGQRYIAGGNGNFGNIQAYRDLLRKAYPHRQGIIGKGEPGKGYLQDYSIPNGGFKVDATKAVEATGQGWIPFDQMVLESAKAYERYF from the coding sequence ATGTCGCCGACAAAAGGTCTCGTTCTCGTCACGGGCGCAAATGGCTTCATCGGCGCACGTACCGTTGAAGCTTTCCTTGCCGCCAACTATTCTGTCCGAGCTGCAGTACGAAGTCAATCATCAGCTTCCAGCCTCCTCTCAGCACTCCCCTCATACGCTTCCTCCGGCCAACTCACGAGAATTCTGGTCCCCGACCTAATGGCTAGGGGAGCTTTTGATGAAGCTGTCAAAGATACTACGGCAATAGCTCATGTCGCGGCGCCAGTTGACTTCAGCAACACCAATATAGACTACGTCATCGGTTCTTCGCTGCAGGGGACTCTCGGAATTTTGGAGTCCGCTGCCAAAGAGCCTGCCGTCAAGTCGTTTGTGTATGTGTCCTCTATCGTGGCTGTCAGAGGGTGCAAGCCTAAGTACCCAGAGAAAGGTTACACGGAAGAAGACTGGAATGACCAAATTGAGGATGCGATCGCCAAGGCTGGCTCAGAAGTGACAGGCCACCAAATCTACGTTGCGAGCAAGGTCAAAGCAGAGCGCGCATTCTGGGAATTCCGGCAAAAGAACCAAAATCGCATCAATTTCACAATGACAGCTGTCAATCCGGTCTGGGTGGCTGGACCGCCGCTGATTCTCCCTGATGACCCGGAGAAGTTGAGTGAGACCGCCATCGTTCCTTATCGCATCATGAACGGGGAGAACATGTCATCTGCTGGACCCGGTAATGGAACACATGTTGACGTGCGCGATGTTGCACGGCTCATGGTGTTTGCAGTTGACAAGAAAGAAGTGGCCGATGGGCAGCGGTACATCGCTGGAGGAAACGGCAACTTTGGAAACATCCAGGCTTATCGCGATTTGTTGCGAAAGGCTTATCCACACAGACAAGGAATTATTGGGAAAGGTGAACCAGGAAAGGGATATCTGCAAGACTACAGCATTCCCAATGGTGGTTTCAAGGTCGATGCTACTAAGGCGGTTGAAGCAACAGGACAGGGTTGGATCCCTTTTGACCAGATGGTTCTAGAGTCTGCCAAGGCATATGAAAGGTATTTCTGA